From the genome of Vigna angularis cultivar LongXiaoDou No.4 chromosome 11, ASM1680809v1, whole genome shotgun sequence, one region includes:
- the LOC108332868 gene encoding uncharacterized protein LOC108332868, giving the protein MSSPKRAWTVVVGVGVVEALKDQGLCRWNSGFKSAQQSVKNHVGSFSQAKKLSSSSSAVVSSKMHEENATLSEESLRKVMYLSCWGPS; this is encoded by the coding sequence ATGAGTTCACCTAAGAGAGCTTGGACTGTGGTTGTAGGTGTTGGAGTTGTGGAGGCTTTGAAGGATCAGGGTCTCTGCAGATGGAATTCAGGATTCAAGTCAGCTCAGCAAAGTGTGAAAAACCATGTTGGATCGTTTTCACAGGCAAAgaagctttcttcttcctcttctgcTGTGGTTTCTAGCAAAATGCATGAAGAGAATGCCACACTGTCAGAAGAATCCTTGAGGAAAGTCATGTACTTGAGTTGCTGGGGTCCCAGCTGA
- the LOC128193365 gene encoding uncharacterized protein LOC128193365, producing the protein MCSAGRTWAVAASVGVVEALKDQGLCRWNNALRSVQHQVKNNVRSLSQAKNLSSSSSAMVSGRLKEEGRKQSEESLRTVMYLSCWGPN; encoded by the coding sequence ATGTGTTCAGCAGGCAGAACTTGGGCTGTGGCAGCCAGTGTTGGAGTTGTGGAGGCCTTGAAGGACCAGGGTCTTTGCAGGTGGAATAATGCCTTAAGATCAGTTCAACATCAAGTAAAAAACAACGTGAGATCCTTGTCTCAGGCAAAGaatctttcttcctcttcttctgcTATGGTTTCTGGTAGATTGAAGGAAGAAGGGAGGAAACAGTCAGAGGAATCATTGAGGACAGTCATGTACTTAAGTTGTTGGGGTCCCAACTAG